cgagaacgacgaggagaacgagcaggaggagaacgaggaggaggagaatgacgaggaggagaaagagcaggacgagaacgaggaggagaacgaggaggaggagaacgagcaagaggagaacgaggaggaggaggagaacgaggaggaggagaacgacaaGAACGACGACGAGGAGGACGACGAGAGGGAGAACGAGGAGAAGGGGGAGAacgacaaggaggaggaggagaacgacgaggagAACGAGAACAACGAGGGGAACGAGAACGACGAGGAGGATGAGAACGAGAACAACGAGAACgacgaggagaacgaggaggaggagaacgacgaggagaatgacgaggagggggaggagaacgacgaggagggggaggagaacgacgaggaggGGGAGGTgaacgacgaggaggaggaggagaatgaggaggagaatgaggaggagaacgaggagaaggaggaggagaacgacgacGAGAAGGAGAACAACGATGAGATTGACGAGGAGGACGACGAAGAGAACGACGACGACGAGGAGGACTACGACGAGAACGACGAGAGGGAGaacgaggagaaggaggaggaggagaaagaggaggaggaggaggagaaggagaagaaggaggaggaggaggagaaggagaagaaggaggaggagaaggagaagaaggaggaggaggaggaggaggaggagaaggaggaggaggaggaggagaagaagaaggagcaggaggaggagaagaaggaggaggaggaggagaagaaggaggaggagaaggagaaggagaagaaggaggaggagaaggaggagaaggaggagaacaaggaggagaagaaggaggaggaggagaaggaggagaaaaaggaggagaagaaggaggaggaggagaaggaggagaaaaaggaggagaagaaggaggaggaggaggagaaggaggaggagaaggagaagaaagaggagaaggagaagaaggaggaggaggagaagaagaaggagaagaaagaggaggaggaggagaaggagaagaaggaggaggagggggaggagaaggaggaggaggaggaaaacaagaaggaggagaacaaggaggaggaggagaacgacgtgGAGGAGAACGAGAACgacaagggggaggaggagaacgagaaggaggaggaggaggaggaggagaaggagaaggaggaggaggagaaggaggaggaggaggagaaggaggaggaggaggaggaggaggagaaggaggagaaggaggagaaaaaggaggagaaaaaggaggagaagaaggaggaggaggagaaggaggagaaaaaggaggagaagaaggaggaggaggaggagaaggaggaggagaacaaggaggaggaggagaacgacgtgGAGGAGAACGAGAACgacaagggggaggaggagaacgagaaggaggaggaggaggaggaggagaaggaggaggaggagaaggaggaggagaaggaggaggagaaggaggaggagaaggaggaggaggaggaggaggagaaggaggaggaggagaaggagaagaaggaggaggaggaggaggagaaggaggagaaaaaggaggaggagaaggaggaggaggagaaggaggagaaaaaggaggagaagaaggaggaggaggagaaggaggagaaaaaggaggagtagaaggaggaggaggaggaggagaaggaggaggagaaggagaagaaagaggagaaggagaagaaggaggaggaggagaagaagaaggagaagaaagaggaggaggaggaggagaaggagaagaaggaggaggagaagaaggaggaggagaaggaggagaaaaaggaggagaagaaggaggaggaggaggaggaggagaaggaggagaaaaaggaggagaagaaggaggaggaggaggagaaggaggaggagaaggagaagaaagaggagaaggagaagaaggaggaggagaagaagaaggagaagaaagaggaggaggagaaggagaagaaggaggaggaggaggagggggaggagaaggaggaggaagaggagaacaagaaggaggagaacaaggaggaggaggagaacgacgtgGAGGAGAACGAGAACgacaagggggaggaggagaacgagaaggaggaggaggaggaggaggagaaggagaaggaggaggaggaggagaaggaggaggagaaggagaaggaggagaaggaggagaaggaggagaaaaaggaggagaagaaggaggaggaggaggagaaggaggagaaaaaggaggagaagaaggaggaggaggagaaggaggagaaaaaggagaagaaggaggaggaggaggagaaggaggaggagaacaaggaggaggaggagaacgacgtgGAGGAGAACGAGAACgacaagggggaggaggagaacgagaaggaggaggaggaggaggaggagaaggagaaggaggaggagaaggaggaggagaaggaggaggagaaggaggaggaggaggaggaggaggagaagaaggaggaggaggagaaggaggaggaggagaaggagaaggagaaggagaaggagaagaaggaggaggaggaggaggagaaggaggagaaggaggagaaaaaggaggaggagaaggaggaggaggagaaggaggaggaggagaaggaggagaaaaaggaggagaaggaggaggaggaagagaaggaggaggagaagaaagaggagaaggagaagaaggaggaggagaagaagaaggagaagaaagaggaggaggaggaggagaaggagaagaaggaggaggaggagaagggggaggagaaggaggagaacaagaaggaggagaacaaggagaagaaggaggaggagaagaagaaggagaagaaagaggaggaggaggaggaggaagagaaggaggaggagaagaaagaggagaaggagaagaaggaggaggagaagaagaaggagaagaaagaggaggaggaggaggagaaggagaagaaggaggagaaggaggaggaggaggaggaggagaaggaggaggaggaggagaaggaggaggaggaggagaaggaggaggaggaggagaagaaggaggagaaggaggaggaggaggaggaggagaagaaggaggaggaggagaaggaggaggaggagaaggaggaggaggaggagaaggaggaggagaagaaggaggaggaggagaaggaggaggagaaggtggaggaggagaaggagaagaaggaggaggaggagaagaaggaggaggagaaggaggagaaggaggagaaggaggaggaggagaagaaggaggaggagaaggaggagaaggaggagaaggaggagaaaaaggaggagaagaaggaggaggaggagaaggaggagaaaaggaggagaagaaggaggaggaggagaaggaggagaaaaaggaggagaagaaggaggaggaggagaaggaggagaaaaaggaggagaagaaggaggaggaggagaaggaggagaaaaaggaggggaagaaggaggaggaggaggagaaggaggaggagaaggagaagaaagaggagaaggagaagaaggaggaggagaagaagaaggagaagaaagaggaggaggaggagaagggggaggagaaggaggaggaggaggaggaggagaaggaggaggaggaggagaaggaggaggagaaggaggaggaggaggagaaggaggaagaggagaaggaggaggaggagaaggaggagaaggaggaggaggagaaggaggaggagaagaacgaggaggaggagaagaacgacgaggaggaggagaacgaggaggaggaggaggagaacgaggaggaggaggaggagaacgaggaggaggaggaggagaaggaggagaaggaggaggaggagaaggaggaggagaagaacgaggaggaggagaagaacgacgaggaggaggagaacgaggaggaggaggaggagaacgaggaggaggaggaggagaatgaggagaacgaggagaaggaggaggagaacgactaGGAGCAGcaggagaacgaggaggaggagaacgaggaggagaaggagaacgacgaggaggaggagaacgacgaggaggaggagaacgaggagaaggaggagaacgaggaggagaacgaggaggagaaggaggagaacgaggaggagaaggaggagaacgacgaggaggagaacgacaacgacgaggaggagaacgagaacgacgaggaggagaacgagaacgacgaggaggagaacgagaacgacgaggagaacgagcaggaggagaacgaggaggaggagaatgacgaggaggagaaagagcaggacgagaacgaggaggagaacgaggaggaggagaacgagcaagaggagaacgaggaggaggaggagaacgaggaggaggagaacgacaaGAACGACGACGAGGAGGACGACGAGAGGGAGaacgaggagaaggaggagaacgacaaggaggaggaggagaacgacgaggagAACGAGAACAACGAGGGGAACGAGAACGACGAGGAGGATGAGAACGAGAACAACGAGAACgacgaggagaacgaggaggagaacgacgaggagaatgacgaggagggggaggagaacgacgaggagggggaggagaacgacgaggaggGGGAGGTgaacgacgaggaggaggaggagaatgaggaggagaacgaggaggagaacgaggagaaggaggaggagaacgacgacGAGAAGGATAACAACGATGAGATTGACGAGGAGGACGACGAAGAGAACGACGACGACGAGGAGGACTACGACGAGAACGACGAGAGGGAGaacgaggagaaggaggaggaggagaaagaggaggaggaggaggagaaggagaagaaggaggaggaggaggaggaggagaaggagaagaaggaggaggaggaggaggaggaggaggaggagaagaagaaggaggaggaggaggagaagaaggaggaggaggaggaggagaaggaggagaaggaggagaaggaggagaaaaaggaggagaagaaggaggaggaggagaaggaggagaaaaaggaggagaagaaggaggaggaggagaaggtggagaaaaaggaggagaagaaggaggaggaggaggagaaggaggaggagaaggagaagaaagaggagaaggagaagaaggaggaggagaagaagaaggagaagaaagaggaggaggaggagaaggagaagaaggaggaggaggaggagaagggggaggagaaggaggaggaggagaagaaggagaaggaggaggaggaggagaaggaggaggagatggaggaggaggaggagaaggaggaagaggaggagaaggaggagaaggaggaagaggaggagaaggaggagaaggaggaggaggagaagaacgaCGAGAAGGatgaggagaacgaggaggaggaggaggagaacgaggaggaggaggaggaggagaatgaggagaacgaggagaaggaggaggagaacgactaGGAGCAGcaggagaacgaggaggaggagaacgaggaggagaaggaggagaacgaggaggaggagaacgacgaggaggaggagaacgacgaggaggaggagaacgaggaggagaaggaggagaacgaggaggagaaggaggagaacgaggaggagaaggaggagaacgaggaggagaaggaggagaacgacgaggaggagaacgagaacgacgaggagaacgagcaggaggagaacgaggaggaggagaatgacgAGGAGAAAGAGCAGGACGAGaacgaggaggagaacgaggaggaggagaacgagcaagaggagaacgaggaggaggagaacgacaaGAACGACGACGAGGAGGACGACGAGAGGGAGaacgaggagaaggaggagaacgacaaggaggaggaggagaacgacgaggagAACGAGAACAACGAGGGGAACGAGAACGACGAGGAGGATGAGAACGAGAACAACGAGAACgacgaggagaacgaggaggaggagaacgacgaggagggggaggagaacgacgaggaggGGGAGAACGACGAGGAGGGGGAGGTGAACGACGAGGAGGGGGAGGTgaacgacgaggaggaggaggagaatgaggaggagaacgaggaggagaacgaggagaaggaggaggagaacgacgacGAGAAGGAGGAGAACAACGATGAGATTGCCGAGGAGGACGACGAAGAGAACGACGACGACGAGGAGGACTACGACGAGAACGACGAGAGGGAGaacgaggagaaggaggaggaggagaaccatgaggaggaggaggagaacgaggaggagaaCCACAAGGAGGAGAacaacgaggaggaggagaacgacgacgaggaggaggaggaggagaacgaggacgaCGACGAGGAGAACgagaacgacgaggaggaggagaatgagaaCGACGAGaagaacgaggaggaggagaaagagcaggaggagaacgaggaggagaacgaggaggaggaggagaacgacgaggagaacgagcaggaggaggagaacgaggaggagaacgacgaggagaacgagcaggaggagaacgacgaggaggaggagaacgacgaggaggaggagaacgacgaggagaaggaggaagagaacgacgaggaggaggaggaagaggagaaggaggaagaggagaacgaGGAAAAGGAGaacgaggaagaggaggaggaggagaacgacgaggaggacaacgaggaggaggaggagaacgacgaggaggaCAACGACGAGGAGGAcaacgacgaggaggaggaggaggagaacgacgaggaggaggagaacgaggaggagaacgaggaggagaacgacgacgaggaggagaacgacgaccaggaggagaacgacgacgaggaggagaacgacgaccaggaggagaacgacgaggaggGGGAGAACgacgaggaagaggaggaggacgacgaggAGGACGAGAGGAAGaacgaggagaaggaggagaacgacaaggaggaggaggagaaaggaggaggcggaggaggaggaggagaagggggatgaggagaagaagggggaggagggggaggagaagaaggagaagaaggaggaggaggaggaggagaaggaggagaagaaggaggaggaggaggaggagaaggaggagaagaaggaggaggaagagaaggaggagaaggaggagggggagaaggagtaggaggagaaggagaaggagggggagaagatgtaggaggagaaggaggagggggagaaggaggagaagaaggaggaggagaaggaggagaagaaggaggagaaggaggagaaggaggaggaggagaagaaggaggaggagggggaggagaagaaggaggaggaggaggaggaggaggaggagaaggagaagaaggaggaggaggaggaggagaaggagaagaaggaggaggaggaggaggagaagaaggaggaggaggaggaggagaagaaggaggaggaggaggagaaggaggagggggagaagtaggaggagaaggaggagggggagaagtaggaggagaagaaggagggggagaaggaggagaagaaggaggaggagaaggaggagaagaaggaggaggagaaccatgaggaggaggaggagaacgaggaggagaaCCACAAGGAGGAGAacaacgaggaggaggagaacgacgacgaggaggaggaggaggagaacgaggacgaCGACGAGGAGAACgagaacgacgaggaggaggagaatgagaaCGACGAGaagaacgaggaggaggagaaagagcaggaggagaacgaggaggaggaggagaacgacgaggagaacgagcaggaggaggagaacgaggaggagaacgacgaggagaacgagcaggaggagaacgacgaggaggaggagaacgacgaggaggaggagaacgacgaggagaaggaggaagagaacgacgaggaggaggaggaagaggagaaggaggaagaggagaacgaGGAAAAGGAGaacgaggaagaggaggaggaggagaacgacgaggaggacaacgaggaggaggaggagaacgacgaggaggaCAACGACGAGGAGGAcaacgacgaggaggaggaggaggagaacgacgaggaggaggagaacgaggaggagaacgaggaggaggaggagaacgacgacgaggaggagaacgacgaccaggaggagaacgacgacgaggaggagaacgacgaccaggaggagaacgacgaggaggGGGAGAACgacgaggaagaggaggaggacgacgaggAGGACGAGAGGAAGaacgaggagaaggaggagaacgacaaggaggaggaggagaaaggaggaggcggaggaggaggaggagaagggggaggagggggaggagaagaaggagaagaaggaggaggaggaggaggagaaggaggagaagaaggaggaggaggaggaggagaaggaggagaagaaggaggaggaagagaaggaggagaaggaggagggggagaaggagtaggaggagaaggagaaggagggggagaagatgtaggaggagaaggaggagggggagaaggaggagaagaaggaggaggagaaggaggagaagaaggaggagaaggaggagaaggaggaggaggagaagaaggaggaggagggggaggagaagaaggaggaggaggaggaggaggaggaggagaaggagaagaaggaggaggaggaggaggagaaggagaagaaggaggaggaggaggagaagaaggaggaggaggaggaggaggagaagaaggaggaggaggaggagaaggaggagggggagaagtaggaggagaaggaggagggggagaagtaggaggagaagaaggagggggagaaggaggagaagaaggaggaggagaaggaggagaagaaggaggaggagaaggaggagaagaaggaggaggaggaggaggaggaggagaacgaggaggaggaggagaacgaggagaaggaggagaacgaggagaaggaggaggagaacgacaaCGATGAGGAGAACGACGACGAGAAcgacgacgaggaggaggaggacgccgAAGAGAACGACGAGAGGGAGaacgaggagaaggaggaggaggagaacgacgaggaggaggagaaccacgaggaggaggagaacgaggaggaggagaacgaggaggagaaggacgaggaggaggagaacgaggaggaggaggagaacgacgaggaggaggagaacgacgaggaggagaacgagaacgacgaggaggaggagaacgacaaggaggaggaggagaacgacgaggaggaggagaacgaggaggagaaggaggagaacgacgaggaggaggaggagaacgaggaggaggaggaggagaacgacgaggagaacgaggaggagaacgaggaggagggggaggagaacgaggaggagaacgagcaggaggaggagaacgacgacgatgaggaggagaacgaggaggaggaggagaacgacgaggaggagAACGACTAGGAGGAGAACGacaaggaggagaaagaggagtagGGGGAGGAGAACGAGGTGGAGAACGAGAACGACGAGGAGAACGAGAACGACGAGGAGAACGAGAACgacgaggagaacgaggagggggaggagaacgaggaggaggagaacaacgaggaggaggaggagaacgacgaggaggaggaggagaaccaggaggaggaggaggagaacgacgaggaggagaacgacgaggaggaggatgagaacgacgaggaggagaacgaggacgaggaggaggagaaggaggagaagaaggagaaggcggaggagaaggagaagaaggaggaggagaaggaagagaagaaggagaaggaggaggacaacgacgaggaggaggagaacgacgaggaggaggagaacgacgaggagaacgacgaggaggagaacgacgagcaggaggaggagaacgacggaggagaacaaggagaaggaggagaacaaggaggaggaggagaacgacgtgGAGGAGAACGAGAAcgacgacgaggaggaggagaacgagaacgacaagggggaggaggagaacgagaacGACAAGGGGGAGGAGAAGAACGAGAACGACGAGGTGGAGGAGAAGAACgacgagggggaggaggagaacgaggaggaggaggaggagaagtagaagaaggaggaggaggagaggaaggaggaggaggagaagaaggaggagaagaaggaggaggagaaggagaagaagcagggggaggagaaggagaagaagaaggaggaggagaaggagaagaaggaggaggagaaggaggagaagaaggaggaggaggaggaggaggaggaggagaaggaggaggagaagaaggagaagaaggaggaggaggagaggagaaggagaagaatgaggaggaggagaaggaggagaaggaggaggaggagaaggaggaggagaagaagaaggagaagaaggaggaggaggagaaggaggaggaggagaaggaggagaaggaggaggaggaggagaaggaggagaaggaggaggagaaggaggaagagaaggaggagaagaaggaggaggaggaggagaaggaggaggaggaggagaaggaggaggaggagaaggaggaggagaaggaggaggagaaggaggaggagaagaaggaggaggagaagaaggaggaggagaaggaggaggagaagaaggaggaggaggagaaggaggagaaggagaagaatgaggagaaggaggaggaggaggaggaggaggagaagaagaaggaggaggaggagaagaaggaggatgagaagaaggaggaggagaagaaggaggaggagaaggaggaggaggagaagaaggaggaggagaaggagaagaaagaggaggaggagaaggagaagaaggaggaggagaaggacgaggaggaggagaacgaggaggaggaggaaaacgaggaggaggagaacgacgaggaggagaacgagaacgacaacgacgaggaggaggagttggagaacgacgaggaggaggagaacgagaaggaggaggaggagaacgacgaggaggaggagaacgaggaggagaaggaggagaacgaggaggagaaggaggagaacgaggaggaggaggaggagaacgaggaggaggaggaggagaacgaggaggaggaggaagagaacgacgaggagaacgaggaggagaacgaggaggagggggaggagaacgaggaggagaacgagcaggaggaggagaacgacgacgatgaggaggagaacgaggaggaggagaacgaggaggaggagaacgacaaGGAGGAGAACGacaaggaggagaa
The nucleotide sequence above comes from Eleutherodactylus coqui strain aEleCoq1 chromosome 2, aEleCoq1.hap1, whole genome shotgun sequence. Encoded proteins:
- the LOC136610563 gene encoding uncharacterized protein, producing the protein RSPRRSLPPPPRSPPPPPRSPPPPPRSPPSPPRSPPSPPRSPPPPPPPSPRSPPSPRSPPPPRSPPPPPPPPSSPPSPPPSSPPSPPPSSPPSPPPSSPPTSPPPPSPPTSPPPPSPPPPPSSPPPPPPPSSPPPPPSSPSPPPPPPSSPSPPPPPPPPPSSPPPPPPSSPPPPSPPSPPSSPPSPPPSSPPSPPPPS